CCGGACATTCTGGATTTTACATTATACGATATATGCCAGCATAGTTTTATCCGCCCGGTCACCAGCGGTAATTTGATATTCCCCACGCTTCCCTCTGTATTTTCGCCGGAAGAATCCCAGATGATTCTGTTTCACATGCAGGAAATTATACGGCTCTATCACACGCTCCCCTCCTGCGCTTCTTTAAGCATCAAAATTCATATATTACAGATACTGGAATTATTTTTTCAAGCAGACTGCTTTTTAGAAAATACCATATCTTCAAAAGAAAAGGATTCCCAGAATAAACTGAAGAAAGTGATAGAATATATACACGAAAACTATGCCGGACCGATATCTTTACCGGATCTGGCCAAAATATGTTTTATGAGTCCCAATTATTTCTGCCATTATTTTAAACAGGAAATCGGGAAACCACCTATTGCTTTTATCAATGAATACCGGATTCAAAAAGCCTGCCAGATACTCACGGATTCAGAATTGCCGGTCTCCCAGGTTGCGATTTCCGTCGGATTTGATAATTTCAGTTACTTTATTCGTAAATTCCGGGAATACAAAAACGTAACCCCGACGGAATACCGTTCGCACCTGTAAATTCCACATCTTTGTTTACAATTTTCGGTATATCCTGTATGATTAAGAAAAAAGGTTCCCGCTTTGCGGGACATTGCGCTGCAAAGGAGAACATCATGTACTGTTTCATCGTCAATCCGAACGCCTGCTCCGGCAAAGGGCGGAAAATCTGGAAGAGGCTTGCCGGAATATTACGGCAGGAGCAGGTCGCCTACAAAGTATTTTTTACGAAGGGACCCGGCCACGCCACGCGCATCGCGGACATGCTCTGCACGAAATATGCCCCGCAGGCGGCAGACGCCGGCATGTCCGGTAAGGTCTCCGGTGCAAAGCAGGCTGTACAGGCGGCAGACACTCTCTGCACCATCGTGGCGGTGGGCGGCGACGGCACAGCAAATGAAGTTATCAGCGGTCTGCACGATTATTCCGCTATCGGCTTCGGCTATATTCCCACCGGCTCCGGCAACGACCTTGCCAGAGGGCTCTCACTTCCGGCAGACCCGGAGGCGGCGCTTGCAGCGATTCTGCACCCTTGTGCAATCCGCCGCATTCATTCCGGCTGTGTCCGTATAAACGGAAAAGACCGTCATTTTGCTGTCAGCACCGGCATCGGCTTTGACGCGGCAGTTTGTCACGAGACCTTCCGCTCGAAAATAAAGCCTGTTTTAAACCGCATCGGGCTTGGAAAGCTCACCTATCTCGGCATCGCCCTGAAGCAGCTCCTCCTGCTGCGCCCGTTTTCTCTCACGCTGGTGCTGGATGACAAAGAGCCGGTCACCTTCCCGGCAGTTTATTTTACCGCGGTCATGAATCTGAAATACGAGGGCGGCGGTTTTATGTTCTGCCCCGACGCCACAGCGGAGGACGATTTTCTTGATATCTGCCTCATTGAAAAAATGCCGAAGCTGAAGATTCTCCTCCTGCTCCCGACCGCCTTTAAGGGCAGGCACGTCCGCTATAAAGGCGTACATATTCTGCGCTGCCGCCGGGCGTCGCTTCATGCCGGCTGCCCGCAGCCAGTCCACACGGACGGGGAAGCAGCCGCCGTGTACTCTTCTATGGACGTTTCCCTAAGTAAGGAAAAACTGCCGTTCATCGTTGGATAAACGGCAGTGCCTTTTCTGCAATCAGTTAAACCCGTAAAATTTCTGCGTCAGCTTGTAGCCTGCCACCGATACGGACCTTCCTCCCTTTCCCGGAAGGTTGCACGCCCGTCCGAGCAGTCCATGCCGGATTTTCCAGTACAGCCCCATGTCCGCACTTTTCAGGTAGCGCCAGAGTTCCTGCTTTTTCTCAAAATTTTCATCCGTGCCGGATTTGAGCAGCAGCATGGAGGACACCGTCATAATAATATCCAGATAACTCATCATGTATTTCCGGCAGTGCTTGTTCAGCCCCTTCAGATTCGCCATAATATCAATCATCATCTTGTTGACCTTAATCTGCTGGTCGATTCTTCCAATCATTACCTGCTCATTGACAGACTGATCCTCGCGCCCGATGAAATAATGGTAAAGCTCCACATCCATATAATACATTTTCTTTACAAACGGAAGCGGCTGGAATACAAACAGATTATCCACATAGAAGGTGTGCTTCGGCAGCTCCAGCTTACACTCGCGCAGAAGCTTTGTGCGGTAAATAACGGAATGCATCAGAATATAATGTCCGGTGCGCACGCCGACCTCATCCCATCTGAATACGCGTCCCACCGGGAGCTGATGACGGTACTGCATGATTTTTTTGCGCTTTGCGCCCACCTTGTCATAGATGTAGTTGCAGATCATCATGTCGACCACATCGGGACCGCCAATCAGGCTCT
This is a stretch of genomic DNA from Marvinbryantia formatexigens DSM 14469. It encodes these proteins:
- a CDS encoding AraC family transcriptional regulator; the encoded protein is MIPIYHENNTHGTAVFPLQVYSHHDKDGFFSVSQHWHEELEWICAEHGVLNLTVRGRSFTLHPGEFCFINSGELHEIKSGGPSLHHAIVFNPDILDFTLYDICQHSFIRPVTSGNLIFPTLPSVFSPEESQMILFHMQEIIRLYHTLPSCASLSIKIHILQILELFFQADCFLENTISSKEKDSQNKLKKVIEYIHENYAGPISLPDLAKICFMSPNYFCHYFKQEIGKPPIAFINEYRIQKACQILTDSELPVSQVAISVGFDNFSYFIRKFREYKNVTPTEYRSHL
- a CDS encoding glycosyltransferase family 2 protein; this encodes MKILSIAIPSYNSQNYMRKCIESLLPGGEDVEIIIVDDGSKDDTAKIADEYAAKYPTIVKAVHQENGGHGEAVNAGLRNATGLYFKVVDSDDWVDKDAYPQVLATLKSLIGGPDVVDMMICNYIYDKVGAKRKKIMQYRHQLPVGRVFRWDEVGVRTGHYILMHSVIYRTKLLRECKLELPKHTFYVDNLFVFQPLPFVKKMYYMDVELYHYFIGREDQSVNEQVMIGRIDQQIKVNKMMIDIMANLKGLNKHCRKYMMSYLDIIMTVSSMLLLKSGTDENFEKKQELWRYLKSADMGLYWKIRHGLLGRACNLPGKGGRSVSVAGYKLTQKFYGFN
- a CDS encoding diacylglycerol/lipid kinase family protein yields the protein MYCFIVNPNACSGKGRKIWKRLAGILRQEQVAYKVFFTKGPGHATRIADMLCTKYAPQAADAGMSGKVSGAKQAVQAADTLCTIVAVGGDGTANEVISGLHDYSAIGFGYIPTGSGNDLARGLSLPADPEAALAAILHPCAIRRIHSGCVRINGKDRHFAVSTGIGFDAAVCHETFRSKIKPVLNRIGLGKLTYLGIALKQLLLLRPFSLTLVLDDKEPVTFPAVYFTAVMNLKYEGGGFMFCPDATAEDDFLDICLIEKMPKLKILLLLPTAFKGRHVRYKGVHILRCRRASLHAGCPQPVHTDGEAAAVYSSMDVSLSKEKLPFIVG